A section of the Veillonella criceti genome encodes:
- a CDS encoding OmpA family protein — protein sequence MKKRALLLAVVAACVTSATFATPQTQWQEGEWQVDLGAWNVEASTDTNKLFGDAGIGDVTTNDKWNLQGGVTYGLNNLWALQYNYYGLETKDSNSTADFHTDGNSQEVNLLYSINKNFAAYAGWNRIDNKIKGDDEIGSRKNNIAQIGIIGKASLTDKLDVYGKAAIGTKNTTIWEAGLGYSITPDLDVNAGYRYINTKLVDKGDYDVIGDDANISYKGFIAGLSYRFGSDSYEIEEPTPAPVYRPQSQPQTVPVVQQMPAPRNDYYLESVHFGFDEDQPLGTEQSKLDHFVQVAKANPTHTFKLVGNTDAKGSNDYNTALSQRRVNNVAAYAQSQGVAASQLVLNYKGEVNPVSTNDTDQGRADNRRVDIWENK from the coding sequence ATGAAAAAAAGAGCTTTATTATTAGCAGTAGTAGCTGCTTGCGTAACGTCAGCCACTTTCGCGACTCCACAAACTCAATGGCAAGAAGGAGAATGGCAAGTAGATTTAGGGGCTTGGAATGTAGAAGCAAGTACTGATACTAATAAGTTATTTGGAGATGCCGGTATAGGTGATGTCACTACCAATGATAAATGGAATCTTCAAGGTGGTGTTACTTATGGTTTAAATAACTTGTGGGCTCTTCAATATAACTATTATGGGTTAGAAACTAAGGACAGTAATAGTACCGCTGATTTTCATACTGATGGTAATAGCCAAGAAGTAAATCTACTTTACTCTATTAACAAAAATTTTGCAGCTTATGCTGGCTGGAACCGTATTGATAATAAAATTAAAGGAGACGATGAAATCGGCTCTAGAAAGAATAATATTGCTCAAATTGGTATTATTGGTAAAGCTTCGTTAACAGATAAATTAGATGTATATGGCAAAGCTGCTATTGGTACTAAAAATACGACAATTTGGGAAGCTGGTCTTGGTTATAGTATTACTCCTGATTTAGATGTAAATGCTGGGTATCGTTATATAAATACTAAATTAGTTGATAAAGGCGATTATGATGTTATAGGCGATGATGCTAATATTAGTTATAAAGGTTTTATTGCTGGACTTTCTTATCGTTTTGGCAGCGATTCTTATGAAATAGAAGAACCAACGCCAGCGCCGGTATATCGTCCACAGTCGCAACCACAAACTGTGCCTGTAGTGCAACAAATGCCAGCACCTCGGAATGACTATTATTTAGAAAGTGTTCATTTTGGCTTTGATGAAGATCAACCATTAGGCACTGAACAATCTAAATTAGACCATTTTGTACAAGTTGCTAAAGCTAATCCAACGCATACTTTTAAATTAGTAGGTAATACTGATGCAAAAGGCTCGAATGATTATAATACTGCATTATCACAACGTCGTGTAAATAATGTAGCCGCATATGCACAGAGTCAAGGTGTTGCAGCTTCTCAATTAGTCCTTAACTACAAAGGCGAAGTAAATCCAGTATCCACCAATGATACAGATCAAGGCCGCGCCGATAATCGTCGTGTAGATATTTGGGAAAATAAATAA
- a CDS encoding multidrug effflux MFS transporter, whose translation MNTITILLIAFMAAIGPLSTDIYLPGLPNIAADLGTNASGGQLSLTACFLGLAIGQIIIGPWSDGVGRRKPAILSFIGFAITSFFCSTATTLPMFLLWRFVQGLAGAGCIVLARSIASDKFSGNELTRFIALLVLISSVVPIAGPIIGGFILEKFTWPYIFMLLTVAGIIGSIGVLWQLPETLPLEKRMAGGLKTSLHNMRILWQNTSYRGYLLVQGLTAMGLFGYIGAAPFIMEEIYGFSPSEFSIFFGIGSASFAAAAQISGRISKAFGEPQILKLGIGLGGLIGCGLLLASFIQPETPYIVAALLIGLIFSCGVTLPLSFSCGMNSHVGIAGSASGLLGVMSFLAGAVASPLVGLGGSHTMWPLAILVMVVHGGAIIVMRRWALS comes from the coding sequence ATGAATACAATTACAATATTATTAATTGCTTTTATGGCTGCTATAGGGCCTTTAAGTACAGATATTTATTTGCCCGGGCTGCCTAATATAGCAGCTGATTTAGGCACGAATGCATCGGGGGGACAATTAAGTTTAACAGCTTGTTTTCTAGGATTAGCTATTGGTCAGATTATCATAGGTCCTTGGAGTGATGGGGTAGGGCGACGTAAACCAGCTATTTTATCGTTTATAGGATTTGCGATTACTTCATTTTTTTGTAGTACGGCGACTACGTTACCTATGTTTTTGCTTTGGCGTTTTGTACAAGGGCTAGCAGGCGCTGGTTGTATTGTATTAGCACGATCGATTGCGTCTGATAAATTTTCTGGAAATGAATTAACTCGCTTTATAGCCTTATTAGTTTTAATATCTTCCGTGGTACCCATCGCGGGTCCTATTATAGGAGGGTTTATCTTAGAAAAATTTACTTGGCCATATATTTTTATGTTACTTACTGTGGCTGGTATTATTGGTAGTATTGGTGTTTTGTGGCAATTACCGGAAACTCTTCCATTAGAAAAACGCATGGCTGGTGGCTTAAAAACATCATTACATAATATGCGTATATTATGGCAAAACACATCATATAGAGGTTATTTATTAGTGCAGGGGTTAACCGCTATGGGCTTATTTGGTTATATTGGAGCTGCACCGTTTATTATGGAAGAGATTTATGGATTTTCGCCTAGTGAATTTAGTATATTCTTTGGGATAGGGTCAGCTAGTTTTGCTGCTGCGGCACAAATCAGTGGTCGTATTAGCAAAGCATTCGGTGAACCACAGATTTTGAAATTAGGCATTGGGTTAGGCGGTCTGATTGGTTGTGGTTTGCTATTGGCATCGTTTATTCAGCCTGAAACCCCATATATAGTAGCGGCTCTGTTGATAGGTTTGATTTTTAGCTGTGGCGTTACTTTGCCATTGAGTTTTTCATGTGGTATGAATTCACATGTAGGCATAGCCGGTAGTGCTTCGGGCTTATTGGGTGTCATGTCATTTTTAGCAGGTGCTGTTGCTTCTCCGTTAGTCGGATTAGGTGGTTCCCATACGATGTGGCCATTAGCCATTTTAGTTATGGTTGTACATGGGGGCGCTATTATTGTAATGAGACGATGGGCTCTTTCTTAA
- a CDS encoding glutathione S-transferase C-terminal domain-containing protein — MIKDKSIEEARAEIHFTRKMNACPIDFSPFQSSNPRAIGEQKEYEGRDASNFNRRQKYADPEEPQFTTPFGDGEGELPVEEGRYRLVWSRHCPWANRVSIAIDYLGLDKVISKGVVDPLRPAGVIGDWFFTLDEGDVDPVLKIHSLGEAYRKGNPNYDQRSTVPAIVDVQTGAVVNNDYHVLTTDIAVAFKKLADPTVPDIYPEELRDDIDALNEVIYADVNLAVNLAAMVNNQKDYEFYFDRIFNRLDWLEERLSRMRYLMGDTITDPDIRLFVTLQRFDLVFYQKYFVNKKRLVDYPNLWNYAKDLYSIPAFGNNTDFDSMRKRFYYVDYTPIEDLPRLVPKGPDDAIWLEPNDRAEKFAK, encoded by the coding sequence ATGATTAAAGACAAATCTATTGAAGAAGCTAGAGCTGAGATTCATTTTACTCGAAAAATGAATGCGTGCCCTATTGATTTTTCCCCATTTCAATCGAGTAATCCAAGAGCTATAGGGGAACAAAAAGAATATGAAGGCCGTGATGCATCTAACTTTAATCGTCGTCAAAAATATGCAGATCCAGAAGAGCCTCAATTTACAACGCCATTTGGTGATGGTGAAGGAGAACTTCCAGTAGAAGAAGGTCGTTACCGTTTAGTTTGGTCTCGTCATTGCCCTTGGGCTAATCGTGTGTCTATCGCTATTGATTATTTAGGGTTAGATAAAGTAATTTCTAAAGGCGTAGTAGATCCGCTCCGTCCTGCTGGCGTTATTGGGGATTGGTTCTTTACTCTTGATGAGGGGGATGTGGATCCTGTTCTTAAAATTCACTCTTTAGGGGAGGCTTATCGTAAAGGTAATCCTAATTATGATCAACGTTCGACTGTACCTGCCATTGTAGATGTGCAAACAGGAGCTGTGGTTAATAATGACTATCATGTGTTGACTACGGATATTGCTGTGGCATTTAAAAAATTGGCAGATCCTACAGTACCAGATATTTATCCAGAAGAGTTGAGAGATGATATTGACGCTCTTAATGAAGTAATTTATGCGGATGTCAATTTAGCTGTTAATTTGGCGGCTATGGTGAATAATCAGAAAGATTATGAATTCTATTTTGATCGAATTTTTAATCGTTTAGATTGGCTCGAAGAACGTCTTAGCCGTATGCGTTATCTTATGGGGGATACAATTACAGATCCAGATATTCGTCTATTCGTAACATTGCAACGTTTTGATCTCGTGTTTTATCAAAAATACTTTGTTAATAAGAAACGTTTGGTTGATTATCCAAATCTTTGGAATTATGCTAAAGATTTATATTCCATTCCTGCTTTTGGTAATAATACAGACTTTGATTCCATGCGTAAACGTTTTTATTATGTGGATTATACACCGATTGAAGATTTACCACGTTTAGTTCCGAAAGGACCTGATGATGCTATTTGGTTAGAACCTAATGACCGTGCTGAGAAATTTGCAAAATAA
- a CDS encoding MmgE/PrpD family protein, with product MKEMDENTATIVELIQTTNLIDRPDLLALAKVAFIDYVASTLAASKEPKVVATAQQLATRKRVAHNRKLIGQPYEAAPEYAAFFNGFCSHYLDYDDAQANIAGHFSTVLFSVLLSVAKPTDMVLDILTAYVVGAELEGLLGAYLNPQHKLVGWHSTGTIGPLGGAAALAKLAKLTASETAQLLSLAGTQSAGMAFQAGSDTKPLHAGLAARNAVFAFWLLQETKLTANQNVFNNETGWLKTLGAVDIEPTQLQSQWLQPGQIKEPGLWMKLHPYCSAAICGASACEKIRKQYLVPRGYSWADIERVTFHFPPKADTALRYSAPQSGQEGRFSMEFVGWQMLALGHIEDDLFKQASVPEGFVESLQAGRFCRKHDLPEVAKDVRITKVTVQVKDGQEFSYMETAPLGSPANPFTADILSIKLANATSTKMSETLLAVMKDWPQGTMAEILKLL from the coding sequence ATGAAAGAGATGGATGAAAACACAGCCACTATTGTGGAATTAATTCAGACTACCAATCTAATAGATAGACCTGATTTGTTAGCATTGGCTAAAGTTGCTTTTATTGATTATGTAGCCTCTACCTTGGCTGCTTCTAAGGAGCCTAAGGTAGTGGCTACAGCACAGCAACTTGCAACGCGTAAACGTGTTGCTCATAATCGAAAGCTAATAGGTCAACCGTATGAAGCGGCACCTGAGTATGCGGCCTTTTTTAATGGCTTTTGTTCTCACTATTTAGATTATGATGATGCACAGGCCAATATTGCCGGTCATTTTAGTACCGTGCTATTTTCTGTTCTGCTGTCTGTTGCTAAACCCACTGATATGGTGTTAGATATTTTGACTGCTTATGTAGTAGGTGCTGAACTAGAAGGTTTGCTAGGTGCCTATCTAAATCCACAACATAAATTGGTTGGTTGGCATTCTACAGGTACGATAGGTCCTTTAGGTGGTGCGGCCGCTTTAGCTAAATTAGCTAAGCTTACCGCGTCTGAAACGGCTCAATTATTATCGTTAGCAGGTACACAATCGGCAGGAATGGCTTTTCAAGCCGGATCAGATACTAAACCGCTTCATGCAGGGTTAGCGGCTCGTAATGCGGTCTTTGCTTTTTGGCTCTTACAAGAAACAAAATTAACTGCGAACCAGAATGTATTTAATAATGAGACCGGTTGGCTTAAGACATTAGGTGCTGTTGATATAGAGCCAACACAGTTACAATCACAGTGGTTACAGCCAGGGCAAATTAAAGAACCTGGCTTATGGATGAAGCTACATCCTTACTGCTCGGCAGCTATTTGTGGTGCTTCTGCTTGTGAAAAAATTCGTAAGCAATATCTAGTTCCAAGAGGATATAGTTGGGCAGATATTGAGCGCGTTACCTTTCACTTTCCGCCAAAGGCAGATACTGCTTTGCGATATAGCGCACCACAGAGTGGACAAGAAGGTCGTTTTTCTATGGAATTTGTTGGTTGGCAAATGTTAGCTTTAGGTCATATTGAAGACGATTTATTTAAACAGGCATCGGTACCGGAGGGATTTGTAGAATCACTGCAAGCAGGTCGTTTTTGTCGAAAGCATGATTTGCCTGAAGTCGCTAAGGATGTACGGATTACGAAAGTTACTGTGCAGGTAAAAGATGGGCAAGAATTTTCCTATATGGAAACGGCACCATTAGGCTCCCCTGCAAATCCATTTACTGCGGATATCTTATCTATAAAATTGGCTAACGCGACATCAACTAAAATGAGTGAAACCTTATTAGCGGTTATGAAAGATTGGCCACAGGGTACTATGGCTGAGATATTAAAACTTTTATAA
- a CDS encoding transporter substrate-binding domain-containing protein, giving the protein MKLRKYWKRAALLGTLVLALGVVAGCGSDESTDTATVNPDAKVVNVATRGTSKPFSYTNDDGTLTGYDVEILKEVERRDSSLHFNFKPMAVDAAFVAMDAGQVDMIANQMRNNPQRAAKYIYTKEINNYTVRKLVVKKGRTDIHSLKDLEGKTVAATTNSEFVDLLKQYNETATTPINVIYTDKGTVETLNLVATGRADAAGEYEYMVTTAQKDRNLPVESVGDTLTDVPTYFLLRKDPEMQKVADKIDAQVKAMRADGTLKKLSEQYLGGDYTVEPAKQ; this is encoded by the coding sequence ATGAAGTTAAGAAAATATTGGAAGCGTGCAGCCTTATTAGGTACTTTGGTATTAGCTTTGGGGGTAGTTGCTGGTTGTGGTAGTGATGAAAGTACGGATACAGCCACTGTAAATCCCGATGCAAAAGTAGTAAATGTAGCTACGCGAGGTACATCGAAACCATTTTCTTATACGAATGATGATGGTACATTAACGGGGTATGATGTAGAGATATTGAAGGAAGTAGAACGACGTGATTCAAGCTTGCATTTTAACTTTAAGCCAATGGCTGTAGATGCGGCATTTGTAGCAATGGATGCAGGTCAAGTAGATATGATTGCGAACCAAATGCGTAATAATCCACAGCGAGCTGCGAAATATATTTATACTAAAGAAATTAATAATTACACAGTTCGGAAGTTAGTAGTTAAAAAAGGGCGCACTGATATTCATTCTTTAAAGGATTTAGAAGGGAAAACAGTAGCTGCAACTACTAATTCAGAATTTGTAGATTTATTAAAACAATATAATGAAACGGCAACAACTCCAATTAATGTTATTTATACAGATAAGGGGACGGTAGAAACATTAAACTTAGTAGCTACTGGTCGTGCAGATGCAGCTGGTGAATATGAATACATGGTAACTACGGCTCAGAAAGATCGTAATTTACCAGTTGAATCTGTGGGTGATACATTAACGGATGTTCCTACTTATTTCTTACTTCGTAAAGATCCTGAAATGCAAAAAGTAGCAGATAAGATTGACGCACAAGTAAAAGCTATGCGCGCCGATGGGACTCTTAAAAAATTATCTGAGCAGTATTTAGGTGGTGACTATACAGTAGAACCAGCTAAGCAATAG
- a CDS encoding amino acid ABC transporter permease, whose amino-acid sequence MGQYFDVAYMVKSFPILLTSLNITLTITIVATILGILLGCLIAIARVNRVPVLKQALTVYVSFMRGTPFLVQLFLIYFGVPEILSHVGISTKNVPGLLFVLVVFTLHIGAYSSEILRSSILTVSQGEKEAAMSLGMTSFQSYRRIILPQAFTMAIPPLINSVIGMMKGTSLIFNVGVVDIMRRADLMGANSQRSLELFVDVAIIYGLLVLIISLIGRFLERRYTISERVARMTANRTVASKG is encoded by the coding sequence ATGGGACAGTATTTTGATGTAGCCTATATGGTGAAATCCTTTCCAATCCTATTAACATCGCTTAATATAACATTAACTATTACGATTGTAGCAACTATATTGGGTATTTTATTAGGATGCCTAATTGCCATTGCGCGTGTTAACAGAGTGCCTGTTTTAAAACAGGCACTTACTGTTTATGTCTCATTTATGAGAGGAACTCCTTTTTTAGTACAACTGTTTTTAATTTATTTTGGAGTGCCTGAAATTTTGAGTCATGTAGGTATTAGCACTAAGAATGTACCCGGCTTATTATTTGTTCTTGTTGTATTTACATTACATATAGGGGCTTATAGTTCTGAAATTTTGCGCAGTAGTATTTTGACGGTGTCACAAGGTGAAAAAGAAGCCGCTATGAGTTTAGGGATGACTAGTTTTCAAAGTTATCGCCGCATTATTTTACCACAAGCGTTTACTATGGCGATTCCGCCATTAATTAATAGTGTGATTGGTATGATGAAAGGTACATCTTTAATTTTTAATGTAGGTGTAGTAGATATTATGCGTCGTGCTGATTTAATGGGAGCTAATTCACAGCGTAGTTTAGAGTTATTTGTAGATGTTGCTATTATCTATGGGTTATTAGTATTGATTATTTCATTAATTGGGCGATTTTTAGAGCGTCGTTATACTATTAGTGAGCGCGTTGCACGGATGACGGCAAACCGTACCGTTGCTAGTAAGGGGTGA
- a CDS encoding amino acid ABC transporter permease: MESTSIISFQYISGTFWYVLGYVKVTLWLTFASVGLGVVLGLLSSVAQLNRIPIMSQMADIFVIVCRSLPNMVLLYLVYYGLPIVFLALEDQTGVHVPYEKVPASLVAVVGLTLHTGAYLSEIFRAAIQSVPKGQVEAALAIGMTWTQAFRRIVLPQATVFALPLFANQFLNTMKSTSIVFIITVVELLGAAKLYVEDNSAYFEAYIVVALIYWGLGIIFEFIFEQLEHRLSQYKRGNAV, from the coding sequence ATGGAATCAACCAGTATTATTAGCTTTCAATACATAAGCGGTACTTTTTGGTATGTATTAGGATATGTAAAAGTAACTTTGTGGCTTACGTTTGCTAGTGTAGGCCTTGGTGTAGTATTAGGTTTACTTAGCTCGGTGGCACAGCTTAATCGAATACCGATTATGAGTCAGATGGCAGATATTTTTGTTATTGTATGTCGTAGTTTGCCTAATATGGTATTACTTTATTTAGTATATTATGGTTTACCTATTGTATTCCTTGCCTTAGAAGATCAGACGGGTGTTCATGTACCATATGAAAAAGTACCAGCTTCGTTAGTCGCTGTAGTGGGCTTAACCTTGCATACAGGAGCCTATTTGAGTGAAATTTTCCGCGCCGCGATTCAGTCAGTTCCTAAAGGGCAAGTAGAAGCTGCATTAGCTATTGGCATGACATGGACACAAGCATTTCGTCGTATTGTGTTACCACAGGCTACCGTATTTGCCTTGCCTTTATTCGCTAATCAGTTCTTAAATACGATGAAAAGTACTAGTATAGTATTTATTATTACCGTAGTAGAATTATTGGGGGCTGCGAAGCTTTATGTGGAAGATAATTCAGCCTATTTTGAAGCGTATATTGTAGTAGCGCTTATTTATTGGGGATTAGGAATTATTTTTGAGTTTATTTTTGAACAGTTGGAGCACCGGTTGAGTCAATATAAACGAGGTAATGCTGTGTAA
- a CDS encoding amino acid ABC transporter ATP-binding protein, with amino-acid sequence MIEIQNVRKSFGNREILKGIDITVPTGSVTVILGPSGSGKTTFLRTLNFLEKADAGKMTLNDVTVDLHNASKKEILHIRRNTSMVFQMYNLFSNMTALENVMEGLVTVKGMKKSEARIKAEKCLEAVGMKDFADYYPVQLSGGQQQRVGIARAIAMDPAVILFDEPTSALDPELVGEVLGAIKTIAREMHVTMIVVTHEIGFAKEVADQVIFMEQGVVVEQGTAKEVISNPREERTRQFLNRYLGQWEDYVI; translated from the coding sequence ATGATTGAGATACAAAATGTGAGAAAATCCTTCGGGAATCGTGAAATTTTGAAGGGCATAGATATAACGGTACCGACAGGGTCGGTTACTGTTATTCTGGGGCCTTCAGGGAGTGGTAAAACTACATTTTTACGGACGCTTAACTTTTTAGAAAAAGCGGATGCTGGAAAAATGACCTTGAATGATGTGACGGTAGACTTACATAATGCATCAAAGAAAGAAATATTACATATTCGTCGCAACACATCTATGGTATTTCAGATGTATAATCTATTTTCTAATATGACGGCTCTTGAAAATGTTATGGAAGGGCTTGTGACTGTTAAAGGGATGAAAAAATCGGAAGCTCGTATTAAAGCTGAAAAATGTTTGGAAGCAGTTGGGATGAAAGACTTTGCAGATTATTATCCCGTACAACTATCTGGAGGTCAACAACAGCGTGTTGGTATAGCCCGGGCGATTGCAATGGATCCGGCTGTCATATTATTTGACGAACCAACCAGTGCGCTTGATCCTGAACTTGTGGGTGAAGTGTTGGGGGCGATTAAAACGATTGCTCGTGAAATGCATGTTACCATGATTGTCGTTACCCATGAGATTGGCTTTGCTAAAGAAGTAGCTGATCAAGTTATCTTTATGGAACAAGGTGTTGTAGTAGAACAAGGAACGGCCAAAGAAGTGATTAGTAATCCTCGTGAAGAGCGTACTCGCCAATTTTTAAATCGCTACTTAGGACAGTGGGAGGATTATGTAATATGA
- a CDS encoding GNAT family N-acetyltransferase: MSQTDVDNQNMDKQVKSIRIESLDNLTYRQLTEADGAVYYQVLHEGYASNLEYGVDFSASHMTEVDATAWLREHPTYGLFVAEQLASSITLRMPWGPKPGPREYPHIGHFVTSPHFKNQGYAKKLLQWLESEVLHNQLKAPLVTLGTADTHPWLKDMYISLGFTITKVMQLPGLTHQTIYFEKKISQ, encoded by the coding sequence ATGAGTCAAACTGATGTAGATAATCAAAATATGGATAAACAAGTTAAGTCAATTCGTATTGAATCACTTGATAATCTTACGTATCGTCAATTGACTGAGGCTGATGGAGCTGTGTATTACCAAGTTCTTCATGAGGGGTATGCTAGCAATTTAGAGTATGGTGTTGATTTTTCAGCTAGTCATATGACTGAAGTAGATGCTACAGCTTGGCTGAGGGAACATCCTACATATGGTTTATTTGTAGCCGAGCAATTAGCGAGTTCCATTACCTTGCGTATGCCATGGGGGCCGAAGCCAGGGCCGCGGGAGTATCCGCATATTGGTCATTTTGTAACGTCACCACATTTCAAAAATCAAGGCTATGCAAAGAAATTGCTTCAATGGTTAGAATCAGAGGTTTTGCATAATCAGTTAAAGGCCCCATTAGTTACTTTGGGCACGGCGGATACACATCCCTGGCTTAAGGATATGTATATAAGTTTAGGGTTCACGATTACGAAAGTAATGCAACTGCCGGGACTTACACATCAAACAATTTATTTTGAAAAGAAAATTTCACAATAA
- the panD gene encoding aspartate 1-decarboxylase: MIREVLAGKIHRATVTQAELDYVGSITVDSELLKAAGIYEYQKVDIVNINNGERFQTYTICGEPNSGVICLNGAAARCACTGDMIIIMAYGQLDDEAIEHHKPSVVFVDEKNAIVRVTNYEKHGLLADMK; encoded by the coding sequence ATGATACGTGAAGTGTTAGCTGGTAAGATTCATCGTGCTACGGTGACTCAAGCCGAGCTTGATTATGTAGGAAGTATTACTGTAGATTCAGAATTATTAAAAGCCGCAGGTATTTATGAATATCAAAAAGTAGACATTGTTAATATTAATAATGGTGAACGATTTCAAACTTATACTATTTGTGGAGAACCTAATAGTGGTGTTATTTGTTTGAATGGAGCGGCTGCTCGTTGTGCCTGCACAGGGGACATGATTATTATTATGGCCTATGGGCAATTAGATGACGAAGCGATTGAACATCATAAACCGTCCGTTGTGTTTGTGGATGAAAAGAATGCCATTGTAAGAGTAACGAATTATGAGAAACATGGTTTGTTAGCTGATATGAAGTAA